Proteins encoded together in one Dasypus novemcinctus isolate mDasNov1 chromosome 9, mDasNov1.1.hap2, whole genome shotgun sequence window:
- the DDOST gene encoding dolichyl-diphosphooligosaccharide--protein glycosyltransferase 48 kDa subunit produces MDSCPAARSWTCFWLLLLLVGAVCASGPRTLVLLDNLNVRETHSLFFRSLKDRGFELTFKTADDPSLSLIKYGEFLYDNLIIFSPSVEDFGGNINVETISAFIDGGGSVLVAASSDIGDPLRELGSECGIEFDEEKTAVIDHHNYDISDLGQHTLIVADTENLLKAPTIVGKSSLNPILFRGVGMVADPDNPLVLDILTGSSTSYSFFPDKPITQYPHAVGKNTLLIAGLQARNNARVIFSGSLDFFSDAFFNSAVQKATPGSQRYSQTGNYELAVALSRWVFKEEGVLRVGPVSHHRVGETAPPNAYTVTDLVEYSIVIEQLSNGRWVPFDGDDIQLEFFRIDPFVRTFLKKKGGKYSVQFKLPDVYGVFQFKVDYNRLGYTHLYSSTQVSVRPLQHTQYERFIPSAYPYYASAFSMMVGLFIFSLVFLHMKEKEKSD; encoded by the exons ATGGATTCCTGCCCTGCGGCACGTTCTTGGACCTGCTtctggctgctgctgctcctggtTGGCGCTGTCTGCGCCAGCGGTCCCCGCACCTTAGTGCTGCTGGACAACCTCAACGTGAGGGAGACGCATTCGCTTTTCTTCCGGAGTCTGAAGG ACCGGGGCTTTGAACTCACATTCAAGACCGCTGATGACCCCAGCCTGTCTCTCATTAAGTACGGAGAGTTCCTCTATGACAATCTCATCATCTTCTCCCCGTCGGTAGAAG ATTTTGGGGGCAACATCAACGTGGAGACCATCAGTGCCTTTATTGATGGTGGAGGCAGTGTCCTGGTAGCTGCCAGTTCAGACATTG GTGACCCTCTTCGAGAGCTGGGCAGTGAGTGTGGGATCGAGTTTGACGAGGAGAAAACGGCTGTCATTGATCATCACAACTATGACATCTCAGACCTTGGTCAG CATACACTCATCGTGGCTGACACTGAGAACTTGCTGAAGGCTCCAACCATTGTCGGGAAGTCATCTCTAAATCCCATCCTCTTTCGAGGTGTTGG AATGGTGGCTGATCCTGACAATCCTCTGGTACTGGATATCCTGACAGGTTCTTCCACCTCTTACTCCTTTTTTCCGGATAAACCTATCACCCAG TATCCCCACGCAGTGGGAAAGAACACCCTCCTCATTGCGGGGCTCCAGGCCAGGAACAACGCGCGGGTCATCTTCAGCGGCTCCCTCGACTTCTTCAGTGATGCCTTCTTTAACTCAGCAGTGCAGAAGGCCACGCCCGGCTCCCAGAG GTATTCCCAGACAGGCAACTACGAGCTGGCTGTAGCCCTCTCTCGCTGGGTGTTCAAGGAGGAAGGTGTCCTCCGTGTGGGGCCTGTATCACATCATCGGGTGGGCGAGACAGCCCCACCCAATGCCTATACCGTCACCGACCTAGTG GAGTACAGCATTGTCATTGAGCAGCTGTCAAATGGCAGGTGGGTCCCCTTTGATGGTGATGACATTCAGCTGGAGTTTTTCCGCATTGATCCTTTTGTGAGGACCTTCTTGAAGAAGAAAG GTGGCAAATACAGCGTCCAGTTCAAGTTGCCCGATGTGTATGGTGTGTTCCAGTTTAAAGTGGACTACAACCGGCTAGGCTACACGCACTTATACTCCTCCACTCAG GTGTCAGTGAGGCCTCTGCAGCACACGCAGTACGAGCGCTTTATCCCTTCAGCTTACCCCTACTATGCCAGCGCCTTCTCCATGATGGTGGGGCTCTTCATCTTCAGCCTTGTCTTCTTACAcatgaaggagaaggagaagtcGGACTGA